Proteins encoded by one window of Bacteroidota bacterium:
- a CDS encoding peptidase S41 → MKTLIFITIFLLIPLTSFSKTIPTETEKISTFCKLWGFLKYYHPEVAKGNLDWDSEFMNGVKSINNLKTKQELNNYYSEWIKSLGEVKHCKKCNNILPDSLKFNLELNWLSDTSVFSNNMIEQLQYIQQKRNQGKNYYVQQTKFVGNTGFKNEKLYTDSVFPSPELRLLTLSRYWNIINYFFPYKYVIGENWDSVLVEMISKFKYADDTVAYHLAILELTVKINDSHAGFVTKYTQQYFGIKWTPFIYNIIDSKAIVTGCYNDSLCLRNDIKYGDVFLTVNGRTIEEIINEQSKYICASNQAIKMRKLYYGIFTGSTDSVTVTYEREGKTLQKTIARYNFYEFNYNWQHESKNEHYKILDGNIGYVDLGQLTKNEVDNVFEKLDDTKAIIFDVRNYPNGTMYNIAYHLLPEKKQFVMFSNPDISFPGAYRFTEPYFCGGNNKNPYKGKVVLLFNETTQSHAEFTLMALKTAPNVIGIGSQTSGADGNVSYIPLPGGYKTVMTGIGVYYPDGTETQRIGIIPDIKVKPTIEGIRAGKDEVLEKAMEVINEK, encoded by the coding sequence TCTGTAAGCTTTGGGGATTTCTCAAATATTATCATCCAGAAGTTGCAAAAGGTAATCTTGACTGGGACTCCGAATTTATGAATGGAGTTAAATCGATCAATAATTTAAAAACCAAACAGGAATTAAATAATTATTATTCTGAATGGATAAAAAGTTTAGGTGAAGTTAAACATTGTAAAAAATGTAATAATATTTTGCCCGATAGTTTGAAATTCAATCTTGAACTCAACTGGCTGAGTGATACTTCTGTTTTCTCAAATAATATGATCGAGCAACTTCAATATATTCAGCAAAAAAGAAACCAGGGTAAAAATTATTATGTGCAACAAACGAAATTCGTTGGAAACACGGGTTTTAAAAATGAAAAATTATATACAGATTCTGTTTTCCCATCACCAGAATTACGTTTACTTACTCTCTCGAGATATTGGAATATTATAAATTATTTTTTCCCGTACAAATATGTTATTGGTGAAAACTGGGATAGTGTACTGGTAGAAATGATCTCCAAATTTAAATATGCTGATGATACTGTAGCATATCATCTCGCCATATTGGAATTAACTGTAAAAATTAATGATAGTCACGCCGGGTTTGTTACAAAATACACCCAACAATATTTTGGTATTAAGTGGACACCATTTATATATAATATAATTGATAGCAAGGCAATAGTAACCGGTTGTTATAATGACTCTTTGTGCTTAAGGAATGATATTAAATATGGAGATGTATTTTTAACGGTGAATGGCAGAACCATTGAAGAAATAATAAATGAACAATCCAAATATATATGTGCTTCCAATCAAGCAATTAAAATGCGTAAGTTATATTATGGAATTTTTACCGGGAGCACCGATTCAGTTACAGTAACATATGAAAGAGAAGGAAAAACACTTCAAAAGACCATCGCGAGGTATAATTTTTACGAATTTAATTACAATTGGCAGCATGAATCCAAAAATGAGCACTATAAAATTTTAGATGGGAATATTGGATATGTTGATTTAGGCCAATTAACGAAAAACGAAGTTGATAATGTTTTTGAAAAGCTAGATGATACCAAGGCAATAATATTTGATGTAAGAAATTATCCAAATGGGACTATGTATAATATCGCATATCATTTACTTCCTGAAAAAAAACAATTTGTTATGTTTTCGAATCCTGATATTTCATTTCCTGGAGCTTATCGTTTTACTGAACCATATTTTTGTGGTGGGAATAATAAAAATCCTTACAAAGGAAAAGTTGTCCTATTATTTAACGAAACAACACAAAGTCATGCAGAATTTACCTTAATGGCATTAAAAACTGCGCCGAATGTTATAGGGATAGGAAGCCAAACTTCCGGTGCGGATGGAAATGTATCTTATATTCCATTACCCGGAGGTTATAAAACTGTTATGACAGGCATCGGTGTATATTATCCCGATGGAACTGAAACCCAAAGAATAGGGATAATACCCGATATTAAAGTTAAACCAACAATTGAAGGAATTAGAGCAGGTAAAGATGAAGTTTTGGAAAAGGCGATGGAGGTTATAAATGAAAAATAG